A window from Sporolituus thermophilus DSM 23256 encodes these proteins:
- a CDS encoding chemotaxis protein CheW, producing the protein MADSLQKERSAFDERQLVTFFLGREEFGTDIMKVREIVRLPSVTQIPQAPYYVKGIANLRGTILPVIDGRSLLGVDCQTQDESTRVLVVDVNGSITGIIVDRVSEVARVSGSVIEAPPPVLRGSVDAGGISGVVKLNDGRRIIMVLDMDSLLDLRFMQTGGAASAAAGVAGSEVRMAAEAREMDEDQLVTFTLAGEEYAFNIMHVKEIIRAPEITKVPNTVHYIEGVVSIRNQLLPIVNLRSYFSLPDADITDSSRVIIVDMGALSVGFRVDRVQEVTRVERKIIDPPPVMDDEGKAGYIKGIAKLNNGDRLVMYLDAPKLLSSELVRSLSEKSEAAADNVQAETGSAKILVEEEQLVTFKLGKEEFAVRINDVQEVNRMSSVTHMPGMPTYVEGLVNLRGNIIPALNLRRRFGMADRERDDATRIVIVDINNRKIGLVVDAVSEVLRIERNFIDKTPDVISGGIDPQYVSGVAKLNGGQRMVLILDLEKVVAFVSCRSAESDEPVAKRKRSTAN; encoded by the coding sequence ATGGCGGACAGTTTGCAAAAGGAAAGATCGGCGTTTGATGAGCGTCAGCTAGTCACATTTTTTCTCGGGCGGGAAGAGTTCGGCACCGATATTATGAAAGTCCGGGAAATTGTGCGCCTGCCCAGTGTTACGCAAATTCCCCAGGCTCCATATTATGTAAAGGGCATTGCCAACCTGCGTGGGACGATACTCCCGGTGATTGACGGGCGCTCGCTGCTGGGAGTGGACTGTCAGACGCAAGACGAGAGTACGCGGGTGCTTGTTGTTGATGTCAATGGTTCGATTACTGGTATTATTGTTGACCGAGTATCGGAAGTCGCCAGGGTGTCCGGCAGTGTGATCGAGGCGCCGCCGCCGGTCTTGCGCGGCAGTGTTGATGCCGGCGGTATTAGTGGTGTTGTAAAGCTTAATGATGGCCGGCGCATTATCATGGTCTTGGACATGGACAGCTTGTTAGACCTTCGGTTCATGCAAACAGGAGGAGCAGCTTCCGCCGCTGCGGGAGTTGCCGGTTCGGAGGTCAGAATGGCGGCTGAGGCCAGAGAAATGGACGAGGACCAGCTGGTGACCTTTACGCTGGCGGGCGAAGAATATGCATTTAACATTATGCATGTAAAAGAGATTATCCGTGCGCCGGAGATAACAAAAGTGCCCAATACCGTTCACTACATTGAAGGCGTTGTCTCCATCCGCAACCAGTTGTTGCCGATTGTCAACTTGCGCTCGTACTTTAGCCTTCCGGATGCCGATATTACAGACTCTTCGCGGGTGATTATTGTGGACATGGGGGCCCTGTCGGTGGGCTTCCGGGTTGACCGTGTCCAGGAAGTCACCAGGGTTGAGCGTAAAATCATCGATCCGCCGCCAGTAATGGATGATGAAGGTAAAGCCGGCTATATCAAAGGGATTGCCAAACTTAATAATGGCGACCGGCTTGTCATGTATCTGGACGCCCCCAAGCTATTGTCAAGCGAGCTTGTGCGGAGCTTGTCAGAAAAAAGTGAGGCGGCAGCGGATAATGTTCAGGCAGAAACCGGGTCAGCCAAAATACTGGTCGAGGAAGAGCAGTTGGTGACTTTTAAGCTCGGCAAGGAAGAGTTTGCTGTCCGGATTAATGATGTCCAGGAAGTCAACCGCATGAGCAGCGTTACGCATATGCCGGGTATGCCTACGTACGTTGAAGGGTTGGTCAACCTGCGGGGCAATATTATCCCAGCGCTCAATCTCCGGCGCCGCTTTGGGATGGCTGACCGGGAGAGGGACGATGCTACCCGCATTGTCATTGTCGATATTAATAACCGTAAGATCGGTCTGGTTGTTGATGCCGTTTCCGAAGTCCTCCGTATTGAACGGAATTTTATTGACAAAACGCCGGATGTCATTTCCGGCGGCATTGACCCCCAGTATGTAAGCGGAGTTGCCAAATTGAACGGAGGACAGCGCATGGTCTTAATCCTTGACCTGGAAAAAGTAGTTGCTTTTGTCAGTTGCCGTTCGGCCGAAAGCGATGAGCCGGTGGCGAAGAGAAAACGGTCGACGGCAAATTAA
- a CDS encoding protein-glutamate methylesterase/protein-glutamine glutaminase, protein MATKIRVLIVDDSAMMRRMIKNILETDAEIEVVGTARDGEDALVKARESRPDVVTLDVNMPVMDGLTCLVHLLEEQPDIEVVMLSSLTQEGALTTFEALELGAFDFVGKPSGTVSANLYIVGKEIIAKVKAAAKHRRRNKRKAERPVRPSPSLLSGAVKRTAAGETSGVAPVVVVIGVSTGGPGTLMEILPKLPADLKAGVIVVQHMPPMFTASFAQRLDAYCRLPFSEARSGDRLFAGRGFVAPGGMHLVLRKSSATGEVLLRLTQSPADALFIPSVDVTMRSALEVYGRKMVGVLLTGMGSDGAEAMVAVRKAGGITIAEDESTAVVFGMPREAIERGGASVIAPAHKIAEEIVKAVKRVAME, encoded by the coding sequence ATGGCAACAAAAATCCGGGTGTTAATTGTCGACGATTCGGCGATGATGCGCCGCATGATAAAAAATATTTTGGAGACCGATGCTGAAATAGAGGTCGTTGGCACGGCCCGCGACGGCGAAGACGCGTTGGTAAAGGCCCGGGAGTCCCGACCCGACGTAGTGACCTTGGACGTAAATATGCCGGTCATGGACGGCTTGACCTGTCTGGTGCACTTATTGGAAGAACAGCCGGATATAGAAGTCGTCATGCTTAGCTCTTTGACCCAGGAAGGCGCGCTGACGACCTTTGAAGCGCTGGAACTCGGGGCGTTTGATTTTGTCGGCAAACCGTCCGGAACAGTATCAGCCAACCTGTACATTGTTGGCAAAGAAATCATTGCTAAGGTAAAGGCCGCGGCTAAACACCGGCGGCGCAACAAAAGAAAGGCGGAGAGGCCTGTGCGGCCGTCTCCGTCGCTCTTGTCTGGCGCGGTCAAGCGCACTGCAGCCGGCGAAACGTCGGGAGTGGCGCCTGTTGTTGTAGTCATTGGCGTGTCTACCGGCGGGCCGGGCACGCTTATGGAAATTCTCCCCAAACTGCCGGCCGATTTAAAGGCAGGCGTAATTGTTGTCCAACATATGCCGCCGATGTTCACTGCTTCGTTTGCCCAACGGCTGGATGCGTATTGTCGGCTGCCGTTCAGCGAGGCCCGTTCGGGTGATAGGCTGTTTGCCGGACGGGGTTTTGTAGCTCCGGGCGGAATGCACCTTGTTTTGCGGAAAAGCAGTGCGACCGGTGAAGTATTGTTGCGACTGACGCAGAGCCCGGCTGATGCGCTATTTATTCCCTCAGTAGATGTGACGATGCGGTCGGCGCTTGAAGTATATGGCCGGAAGATGGTCGGCGTTTTGCTGACCGGTATGGGGAGCGATGGCGCGGAAGCAATGGTGGCTGTCCGCAAAGCCGGAGGTATTACTATTGCGGAAGATGAGTCAACCGCGGTTGTTTTCGGCATGCCGCGCGAGGCTATCGAGCGGGGCGGCGCGTCGGTTATCGCTCCTGCCCATAAAATTGCCGAAGAGATTGTAAAAGCCGTAAAAAGGGTTGCTATGGAATAA
- a CDS encoding CheR family methyltransferase: MLSDREFKQFAKLIYERTGIWFEDNKRAFLLRRIRERMNSLGMADIDEYYQQLYFINNEKEWQELVNRLTINETYFFRDFPQLAVFAEEVLPQVVKVREASGQLNLRLWSAACSTGEEPYTLAIILKEMLPKPALWDIDILASDINTRVLDHALRGNYDDRSVRDVPPEYLNRYFIRSLQGYTVKPEIKTMVNFRSLNLLDSTAIREQGEFDFIFCRNVLIYFDDHSRQKVVEDLYRALRRGGYIFLGYSESVSRINAKFRAARVADHVVYYKP, from the coding sequence ATGCTTTCGGACAGAGAATTTAAGCAGTTTGCCAAATTAATTTACGAACGCACCGGGATATGGTTCGAGGATAATAAGAGGGCATTTTTGCTCCGGCGCATTCGTGAGCGAATGAACAGCCTGGGGATGGCCGATATTGACGAATATTATCAACAGCTGTATTTCATAAACAATGAAAAAGAATGGCAGGAACTTGTTAACCGGCTGACAATCAATGAGACATACTTTTTTCGCGATTTTCCCCAACTGGCGGTTTTTGCGGAAGAAGTCCTGCCCCAGGTAGTGAAAGTCAGGGAAGCATCAGGGCAATTAAACTTGCGGCTCTGGAGCGCCGCTTGTTCTACCGGCGAAGAGCCATATACGCTGGCGATTATTTTAAAGGAAATGCTGCCCAAACCGGCCCTTTGGGATATAGATATATTGGCCAGCGACATTAACACCAGAGTCCTGGACCATGCCCTCCGGGGAAACTATGACGACCGGTCGGTGCGGGACGTCCCACCGGAGTATTTGAACCGCTATTTTATCCGCTCGCTGCAGGGTTATACGGTAAAGCCGGAGATAAAGACGATGGTTAATTTTCGTTCCTTGAACCTGCTTGATAGCACGGCTATTCGGGAGCAGGGAGAGTTTGACTTTATTTTTTGCCGGAATGTGTTAATTTATTTTGACGATCATTCACGGCAGAAAGTGGTGGAAGACCTTTACCGGGCACTACGGCGCGGTGGTTATATTTTTTTGGGATATTCCGAATCGGTCAGCCGGATAAATGCCAAATTCAGGGCCGCTCGGGTGGCTGACCACGTTGTATATTACAAGCCTTGA
- a CDS encoding chemotaxis protein CheA, with the protein MYRIAADDIEMLQSFVEESTEYLAAIEAALLELETGADKVGLLNEVFRHVHTIKGLSKFVEIHEVSDFTHKIESLLDALRKGKAALTPAIVTFLLESCDVLGMMLTSLRQAYEQHGGGDLNIGSVSPAQVQELIESVERILTAGVSPEPEPAATAQAGITASELQSLAIAWEKLSGDTVLEEFLPEAEEHLEYIVQTVLPALDGGQEADGAQVAELFRRIHTVKGLLGLVGSAQDADNSLFAAVKELIGIFQELEEIVGRVQAKAIDMSGRVIDLCYAAMDCLQIFIQKAHNREAVDLAALVAPWRQIDRRRADAESDGGTAVETAPLDSQAGKKRQEGASSGSTTIRVSEEKVNKLMSVTGELAASKNFLAGLAKKLALKYNLPNLAREVREQAQWLGRLTDELEDAVMSMRMVEIKSLFQKFPRVIRDIALRSGKQIALRMEGEDTELDKKIIEQIADPLMHIIRNAADHGIESIAEREAAGKPREGIIILRAYNKGKYIVIEVEDDGRGMDPEKIKAKAVEKGIVSAEQAAAMSEKQALQFVFLPGFSTAKSVTEISGRGVGMDVVKSQVTALKGAVFIDSVVGKGSKISLQLPLTLVVSRGLLVEAGGEALIFPLENVLETIKLEKAKTIQCKGYWLCHHRGRILAIMGLDSLIGLAADNVTPNGRDGERIPVVVVTNGQNDLGIIVDKFISEQDVLVKSLPECMAHTIGISGAAILGDGRVALVVNVPDIMAQAGIGVEE; encoded by the coding sequence TTGTACCGCATTGCAGCCGATGACATTGAGATGCTCCAGAGCTTTGTGGAAGAAAGCACGGAATATCTGGCGGCTATCGAAGCGGCCTTGCTGGAACTGGAGACCGGAGCAGACAAGGTGGGGCTGTTGAATGAAGTTTTCCGTCATGTGCATACAATCAAAGGTCTGTCAAAATTTGTCGAGATACATGAGGTATCTGATTTTACCCACAAGATAGAATCGCTTCTGGATGCCCTGCGCAAGGGAAAAGCTGCCCTGACTCCCGCAATTGTCACTTTCTTGCTGGAAAGTTGTGATGTACTGGGCATGATGCTGACAAGCCTAAGGCAGGCTTATGAACAGCACGGCGGTGGCGATCTCAATATCGGGTCGGTCAGCCCGGCTCAGGTCCAGGAGTTGATAGAGAGTGTAGAAAGGATCTTAACCGCCGGTGTCAGTCCGGAGCCCGAACCGGCGGCGACTGCTCAAGCCGGCATTACTGCCAGCGAGCTCCAATCACTGGCGATTGCCTGGGAGAAGCTGAGCGGTGATACCGTCCTTGAAGAATTTTTGCCAGAAGCGGAAGAGCATCTTGAGTATATTGTCCAGACAGTTTTGCCGGCCCTGGACGGCGGTCAGGAGGCGGACGGGGCGCAGGTCGCCGAGCTGTTTCGCCGCATTCACACGGTTAAGGGGTTGCTGGGCCTAGTGGGGAGCGCGCAAGATGCGGATAATAGCCTGTTTGCCGCGGTCAAGGAGCTAATCGGCATCTTTCAGGAACTGGAAGAAATAGTCGGGCGGGTGCAGGCAAAAGCCATTGACATGAGCGGCCGGGTAATTGACCTGTGTTATGCCGCGATGGACTGCTTGCAAATTTTTATCCAAAAAGCCCACAACCGGGAGGCGGTTGACCTGGCGGCGCTTGTCGCGCCATGGCGGCAGATCGACCGGCGGAGGGCTGATGCCGAGTCTGACGGCGGAACAGCCGTGGAAACGGCGCCTTTGGACAGTCAGGCCGGGAAAAAGCGCCAGGAAGGCGCGAGTAGCGGCAGTACTACCATCCGGGTCAGTGAGGAAAAGGTCAATAAATTGATGAGCGTGACGGGCGAATTGGCTGCCAGCAAAAATTTCCTGGCCGGGTTGGCTAAAAAACTGGCGCTGAAGTATAATTTGCCTAATTTAGCGCGCGAAGTGCGGGAACAGGCTCAATGGTTGGGGCGCCTTACCGACGAGTTGGAAGATGCTGTTATGTCCATGCGGATGGTAGAGATTAAAAGTTTGTTCCAGAAGTTCCCCCGGGTTATTAGGGACATTGCCCTGCGCAGCGGCAAACAGATTGCTTTGCGCATGGAAGGCGAAGACACTGAGCTTGATAAAAAAATCATTGAGCAAATTGCTGATCCGCTCATGCATATTATCCGGAACGCGGCTGACCACGGAATAGAAAGCATAGCGGAAAGAGAGGCTGCCGGCAAGCCACGGGAAGGTATTATTATTTTGCGGGCCTATAACAAGGGGAAGTATATTGTTATCGAAGTAGAGGACGATGGCAGAGGGATGGACCCGGAGAAAATCAAGGCCAAGGCGGTTGAAAAAGGGATTGTTTCCGCTGAACAGGCGGCGGCTATGTCTGAAAAACAAGCCTTGCAATTTGTATTTTTACCCGGGTTTAGTACGGCTAAGAGTGTTACGGAGATTTCCGGCCGAGGTGTCGGCATGGATGTTGTCAAGTCCCAGGTGACCGCTTTAAAAGGGGCGGTGTTTATTGACAGCGTTGTTGGCAAGGGCTCGAAAATTTCCCTGCAGCTCCCGCTAACGCTTGTTGTATCCCGTGGACTGTTGGTCGAGGCCGGAGGAGAAGCGCTTATTTTTCCCTTGGAAAATGTACTTGAAACTATTAAGTTGGAAAAGGCCAAAACAATACAGTGTAAGGGCTATTGGTTGTGCCATCACCGGGGGCGTATACTGGCAATTATGGGGCTGGACAGCCTAATAGGACTGGCGGCTGATAACGTGACGCCGAACGGCCGAGATGGCGAGCGGATACCCGTAGTAGTTGTCACAAACGGACAGAACGACCTAGGGATTATTGTGGACAAATTCATAAGTGAACAAGATGTGCTCGTAAAATCGTTGCCGGAGTGTATGGCGCACACCATCGGGATAAGCGGCGCCGCTATTTTAGGTGACGGCAGGGTCGCCTTGGTAGTGAACGTGCCCGATATAATGGCTCAAGCTGGGATTGGGGTGGAAGAGTGA